From Equus przewalskii isolate Varuska chromosome 28, EquPr2, whole genome shotgun sequence, a single genomic window includes:
- the LOC139080143 gene encoding uncharacterized protein gives MHKASPGPRKGGLQGLAQGALSLTAKCPPANPLALTPPPFLDSFLDELEKLSTLTLSGDQDKSNILEEITLEIQEEPSVLFPLPPASLPATSPPSLLPFTGSGVSSATAQLSEAVPLQDPRMTPQNKFADLTKMRRGFSGPDKVPKVLGDKFVASAHTSVGPLPQTLPVIGEEDEEIGEGVMSGIRRRPESQEADALWCGHVGTETTPSLHIEEEEEERKTDYLKYPVASPTDPRTPKEDSNAAKTSNETPSFSPGDRASTPFPSCLLSSPPFHSPLASDSELVSTVSQPPQPCSPPLLPKYSYQQEINSPKLKADLKSKIFVLGKPPRSPVMSRRSCGSPVRGLSGSHRVGSKHPALSRTPWPPPTLPGGWLSLSCHCCALPVK, from the exons atgCACAAAGCTTCACCTGGCCCACGTAAAGGAGGTCTCCAGGGACTCGCACAGGGGGCGCTGTCCCTGACAGCCAAGTGTCCGCCAGCAAACCCTTTGGCCCTGACACCACCTCCTTTTCTGGACAGCTTCTTGGATGAATTAGAGAAACTAAGTACTTTAACCTTATCTGGTGACCAAGACAAATCAAATATCCTAGAGGAGATCACCCTTGAAATTCAGGAGGAGCCCTCAGTTCTCTTTCCGTTGCCTCCAGCATCTCTACCTGCCACATCAccaccctctctgctccctttcaCCGGCTCTGGTGTCAGCTCAGCCACAGCCCAGCTCTCTGAGGCAGTGCCACTTCAGGATCCCAGAATGACACCTCAAAACAAGTTTGCAGATCTGACAAAAATGAGAAGGGGCTTTTCGGGCCCTGACAAAGTACCTAAAGTCCTAGGCGATAAGTTCGTGGCCTCTGCACACACCAGTGTGGGTCCCTtgccccaaaccctccctgtcattggagaggaagatgaggaaattggtGAGGGGGTCATGTCAGGCATTCGAAGAAGGCCAGAATCTCAAGAAGCAGATGCCTTGTGGTGTGGCCATGTTGGCACAGAGACGACACCAAGCCTGCacattgaagaggaggaagaggagagaaaaactgaCTACTTAAAATATCCAGTAGCCAGCCCCACAGATCCTAGGACCCCTAAGGAAGACAGCAATGCAGCAAAAACCAGTAATGAG ACACCTTCGTTCTCTCCGGGCGACCGAGCATCTACACCTTTTCCCAGctgtcttctttcctcccctccctttcaTTCTCCCTTGGCCTCTGACTCTGAGCTGGTCTCTACAGTCTCtcagcctccccagccctgctcacctcctctcctccctaaATACTCTTATCAACAGGAGATAAATTCACCAAAATTAAAG gctgatttaaaaagcaagatattTGTCTTGGGTAAGCCTCCACGTAGCCCAGTGATGTCTAGGAGATCCTGCGGCTCGCCTGTCAGAGGGCTCAGCGGTTCCCACAGGGTAGGGTCAAAACACCCCGCCTTGAGCCGGACACCCTGGCCACCGCCCACACTCCCAGGGGGCTGGCTCTCCCTTAGTTGTCATTGCTGTGCTTTGCCAGTAAAGTAG